The window gctctgattggttctcttctctcatgcagtctgttctgttttgctggttcttttgctcattcctcgcatctctcccgtctgctgatttgattttcgtcacagtctattttcgtctcgtcctttattcgttgacgataatgtcaatcaatttagtcatagttttagtctccatcagtgccttctattttagttttcgtttcgttttcgtcggcaaaaatatattcgtgacgaaaataatgacgaaaatatttagtcaacgaaattaacactgattcaaACTAtcacacgcaaaaaaaaaaactatataacgCAGAATAATAAATTCTGTTTGTGAAGCGTTTTAAAGCGGGACGATGTTAATcggttattaataataatcttcacCTGTCGATGCCGCGCAGAAGTTTGCCGACATTCGCTCTCATCTGCTCGAATGTCGTCCCCATGACTATGGCcacttgtttattgtgtttttaattgtaagtgTCAATATTTTCGGTTTATTTCCAGACTCTCGGATCCTCACGAACGTGAGAGCGGCGCGATGCCGTGACGTCATCAGTGACGCGCTTCTGTAGCGCCACCGCGCGAGTGGGCGGAGTCACTGCATCGTACGGAGCcgaatgaaaatgtataattttattgcatttccGTCGTTCTATGGTCGTTCTGCACCTTCACACGCAGCATTGTGTGTCCGCATGAGTGTCCTCTGAACCTCTTTCACCtaatgtatttactttagtaCCACTgagattttaaaattaataatttaattattcagtATCACTTTTAAATGTACACGGTTCATGGTCACATGACAAGcaagtaaaaaatgtttaataaaaaaaaaaaaaagtatatatatattttatatatatatatatatacacacacacacacatatatacatacacacacatatatatacatatatatgtgtgtatatgtatatttattcagttttaataataaatggcaagattttcataataatatctaatatttcctAGGATTATGACAATATAATTTCTTACCCATTCACTTGTGTCCCAGAATGcctaataaacacttttttttccctttaacgGGGACTTGAATTTAATCAATGTCCTGTTCCATAGTCAatttttgatttgaaaccccataacatattCCTGAGATGTTGATTCATGACAAACTACTTGAAAActagatttacaaaatatcatgttttcataagggtgttacatttttaatttcattcatttttaaagacaGAGTATTTATGATCAAACATTCAGTATTTCTGAAAAGCCCTAAATGTTAATTTCATACAAGAAATTATGTGCTTTACAATAACAAAAAGGCAATGTGAATAATTTCCTATAACAAGAGCTGAATGTGACTTATTTTAACTTAATAAGACAACCCACAAAAAATGTGTGACAtccatttattatgcaattaagaGAAATTTCAAATTACAAAGATCTGTTTATGAAACACCTGAATGTTCTGTAGTCAAACGCTGAATCAAGGAGAAACAAATCAAGCAggattcaataataataataataataatgtttccatGTCTGCCTGAGGAGTCGTGTGACGCTGAAGGGATGAGAGTAGAAAACTGCTCTTTAATGAAGGAAGATCACGTGGCAGGACTCAAAAACAGTATCAAGCCAATACATATTTATTCAGTGTGAATCCAGATTCTCCGATCAAGACCAAACTCAACAGCAATCCTCCCTTCACACGCTTCAGACTGAACACTAATTCATCCTTTAGAAAATAAACACGATTTGTGATCTAAAACTGTCTTTATAAGAAGCTCCACCTTCAAAAATATGCTCTAGATCTGTGAAACAAGCTTATatgaatgcattcaaataaaagaatcagattaataattattaaaagtaattCTTAATATTGCAATAATGAACATTTGTTGAAGAGATGCTCGGACTCGTATACAAACGCCGTGCtgatcgacacacacacacacacacgtgtgctcGTGACGGACggtgcagggaattctgggacgGGTCAGGGCTGTTCTAGCACCCTGCATTAGAGACGTAAAGCCCTGAACGCAGACATCAGCCCTGACCGCCTTATTTAACCTTCACTCATGATCGATGGacagactgagtgtgtgtgtgtgtgtgtgtttgaggccgATCGGTCACAGGCCGGTACATGCAAACAGGAAGTACCCTAATAGTCTGCTGCCTTAAAAAACACAGACACCACGTATATCAGCACCCACCCACCCCACCAGGACTGAACTCTACAACtaccagacagagagagagagagagagagagagagagagagagagagagagagagagagagagagagacagagatagagagagagacacacacagagagagagagagagagagacagagacagacagagatagagagagagacacacacggagagagagagaggcgctcAGGCTCGTTCTCCACGGATGCGGCGTGCCAGCTGGATGTCTTTGGGCATGATGGTGACACGCTTGGCGTGGATGGCACACAGGTTTGTGTCCTCAAACAGACCCACCAGATACGCCTCGCTggcctcctgcacacacacacacacacacacacacacgagtcacATGACCTGAGAAGAGTTCAGTAGCACTCAGATACTATAATAGTTTGTCAGTTTTAGTAACTTTGTTGTGTTTTGTAcaatattaatgacatttttcatatttttaaagtcCTTTCTgcttaacaaggctgcatttatttgattaaaactacagtaaaagCATAGAAATTTTATTCTAATGGagaacatctgttttctgtgtgaatctctgttaaaatgtaatttatttctgtgatgtgcagctgtattttcatgatttctgaagatcatgtgacactgaagactggaggaatgatgctgaaaatacagcggagcatcacagaaatacattacactttaacacagattcacacagaaaacagctttttacatttgaataatattaCACTGTTTTTCCAgtatttgaatcaaataaatgcagtttcaatGGTTTTAATccactataataaccctgaccaGGACTGACCTGCAGGGCTCCGATGGCGGCGCTCTGGAAGCGCAGGTCGGTCTTGAAGTCCTGAGCGATCTCACGCACCAGACGCTGGAAGGGAAGCTTGCGGATCAGCAGCTCGGTGGACTTCTGGTAGCGGCGGATCTCACGCAGAGCCACGGTCCCGggcctacagacacacacagagcggtCAGCGCTCGCCCCGCGGCTCCAGACCCAACACGAGCCGCGGCTCAGTACCTGTAGCGATGGGGCTTCTTGACTCCTCCAGTAGAGGGCGCACTCTTACGGGCCGCTTTAGTCGCCAGCTGCTTACGAGGAGCTTTTCCTCCGGTGGATTTACGGGCGGTCTGCTTCGTACGGGCCATTCTGACACACGCtcacctcaaacacacacacacacacacaacattacacacacgcacagaaaCATGTACTGTACACACATTCTCACTGCACTCAGACCTCATACTAAACTcatactttaaaaagaaaatgcagctctatatttttatgtatcaatattttaataaaaaaaagtatttatttgctaaatatttagtttattacgtcacatctgtttttcttttttcactgttctgctattttttttttttactaaagtaaCTTTAAGTAACTAAAACCGGAATAACgtacaattaaataaatggtGTAAATAGATTTTGTTAATAAGGAAATTGTATAAATAAAGGGACGTGATTTAAataaattgcttaaaataaaagAACACATGATTATAGcaaattgattaaaattaattaaaatgaataacttaATAACTAAAGTTGATCACATTTATGTTTAGTTAGTTTAATCTTATTTTTGTTCtatattttatcagtttttcCTGTATATTTTCCGAGGCAGTTTGAAAACAACTGCTTCATAGAATATCTAATAATATAATGACGTCACAGACACTCAGTCATAAAAGTACAGTTGAGGACAGACGcttgaaaacaacaacaagctCAACGTGTCAATCATTCCTCAAGAACCAGCCTCATTATAACAATATTCACGAGCCGACCAATCAGAGGACAGGAAACAGACCAGACGGCCGGCGTAAGCCCCGCCCCTCTTCTGTGAACATCATGGCGCCTGTTTGATCTGCGCCGAAAACTGAGCGAGAAAAGACAAGAACTAACGATAATACTTCGACAATTTCTCTGCAAACTCCCCGCTGTTCTAACATATTACACTCGGACTACAAAGAAAACACTCTAGGGCTGCAATATCCGACGGTTAAAGCAGGAATGGAGGCGTTTATGGTGTTTTTTCGGCGTTTTCTAAATATCAGTTTATTCAGGATGGATTTCGCCGCTCAAGCGCTTCAGGATTTCCCTCAAATACACACAAACCCTCTCAAACAGACACGAATTCACAGACACCACCACATTTCCCGCCTAAAACAACAACTAAACTGAACACACTTGTGTTTTATTTGTCTTTTCGGCCTTACCTCAGCAGAAGTCGTGTTTTGAGTGAAGCTTCAGTGTTATTTACTGTCTCTTGCGCACAATGGCAGCGGAAATGCGACAATCGGCGGCTCCCACAATGCACCGCGGAAGCCACATCGCGCTTCAACGTGTGAGAAAAAACAATCTTCATCTGTTAAAATAATCACACACTAGTGTCTGCACAGACTCTTATCAGCAGCATTATATTACATTCcgttatttagttttattgtactCACTAAAGCACCGTTCTGTCAGATATAGTCATGTATTTATTCTTTATTGATCGaatcaatttttattattttattttatacattttaatttattattttttatattttttgttaaatcaaatgcctattttaatcacatttactTTAgtctattatttttgtaatattaatataatgaatatgaatatgaattaattatttttattttatttgtttttcatttattaatatcagtttctaatttacttttatattttatgtatttataaaatgtattcgggtactttttattatttcttgattttaattttttttttttaaatcaaattaaattcattGTTAAGcataatttaaagtatttaaatatatatttttaaattgtagcaTTATCTACTTATTTTTATTCGGGTGACTTTATTATTTCTTGGTTttaaccatttttgttttaaatcatttatatatttacaaacattttaatatcacTTAATTACACTTATAACTTTTTTACCTGAGAAAAACGAGACTGGTGGTGAAATATTTCCATAAAACAGACTCTATAACAGTTCAACACCAATTTATTGTCCAATTATTTTTTCCTGTAGTACAAAGATTGGCTTTTTAGGacttacacacatacaaaaacaaagcaaacataAACATCTTGTGATTAAAACCATGAAAGGTGTAGAAAAACCTGAGCGAGTGTCTACTTAACTCATGAAGGATATATCAAATGGTATAAAATAGAGTCTGTTGCTACATCTGCtcctcaaaaacacaatattCAACCAAAcgacaatcccagaatgcatcacCGACATCATATGCCCACCTGCCAATCTGTGCATCTCAGGAAAATTAAGAACATCATTATAAAGCACTCAATACACAAACAAGacttatttcaagaaaaaaaattgattgaaGAAGATTCTGACTCTTCCAGTGAGGAGTTTAGCACCTGAAATCAGATTAGACAACCAGTTCTTTCATTCAGGAACAGGAAGTGTTAATTAGTGCCTGGAGTCCTTAATTAATCACCCTGAGGGTTTGAACTCTTGTGCTTCAAATCACACGACGACACGACACAAGAGCTCATCTGAGAATACAACaccaacacagagagagagagagtgaccaacacaaacaaacacacacagatgaagagagagagagacacagagagagagagagagagagagagagagagagagaggagctcaGGCTCGTTCTCCACGGATGCGGCGTGCCAGCTGGATGTCTTTGGGCATGATGGTGACACGCTTGGCGTGGATGGCACACAGGTTTGTGTCCTCAAACAGACCCACCAGATACGCCTCGCTggcctcctgcacacacacacacacacacacttttatatgtattattagaACAGTATACATTATTACATGTATGCTGCCATGGagcaaaaatataaaaggtaactttttatttcacaatgacttttttcttgcaactccaattttatatcttacaattgagtaatttttttctcgcaattctgagaaacaaATCACAATGCAAGACAAACTAAAATCAGACTTTTTTCCACAGAATTGCAAGTTTCTGCATTTACGTCTCGCAATTGTTCGTTTACATCTCGTAATTTTTCGTTTGCGTCTCGCAATTCTTCATTTACATCTCGTAATTCTTCGTTTAAGTCTCGCAATTCTtcgtttatgtctcacaattcttcATTTACGTCTTGCAATTCCTCTCCGTTTACGTCTCACAATTTTTCTtcgtttacatctcgcaattcttcGTTTACGTCTCGCAGTTCTTCTTCGTTTACGTCTCGCAATTCTTTGTTTACGTCTTGCAATTCTTCGTTTACGTCTCGCAGTTCTTCGTTTAGGTCTCGCAAATCTTCGTTTACGTCTCGCAATTCTTCTTCGTTCACGACTCGCAATTCTTTGTTCATGTCTCGCATTTCTTCTTCGTTTACATCTCGCTATTCTTCGTTTACGTCTCGCAATTTTTGTTAACGTCTCACAATTCTTCGTTTACGTCTCGCAATTTTTGTTAACGTCTCACAATTCTTTGTTTACGTCTCGCAATTTTTCGTTAACGTCTCACAATTCTTTGTTCATGTCTCGAATTCTtcgtttacatctcgcaattcttcGTTTACGTCTCGCAATTTTTCGTTAACATTTCACAATTCTTTGTTCATGTCTCGCATTCtttgtttacatcttgcaattcttcGTTTACGTCTCGCAATTCTTCGTTAACGTCTCGCAATTCTTTGTTTATGTCTCGCAATTCTTCTTCGTTCCCGTCTCGCAATTCTTCTTCGTTCACGTCTCGCATTTCTTCTTTGTTTACGTCTCCCAATTCTTCGTTTACGTCTCCCAATTCTTCGTTAACGTCTCCCAATTCTCCCTCTTTTAAGTCTAGCAATTCGACatcatttacatctcacaattctgtattttttatctgAATTCTGAGGTTACATCTCACAATTGTTTCCTTGTTTCCAGATTTTAATGtcacaattcaaacttttttctcaaaattgtgcacttctctaaaatgtaagtcagaattatgatataaaaagtcAATTTCTTTATTCAATGGTGGAAGCGTGCtcccatagaaaaaaaaaacatacttttatatTAACGAATATAAGTGATCTTCTGGAGAAGTGTGAAGCTGTGTCTGACCTGCAGGGCTCCGATGGCGGCGCTCTGGAAGCGCAGGTCGGTCTTGAAGTCCTGAGCGATCTCACGCACCAGACGCTGGAAGGGAAGCTTGCGGATCAGCAGCTCGGTGGACTTCTGGTAGCGGCGGATCTCACGCAGAGCCACGGTCCCGggcctacagacacacacagagcggtCAGCGCTCGCCCCGCGGCTCCAGACCCAACACGAGCCGCGGCTCAGTACCTGTAGCGATGGGGCTTCTTGACTCCTCCAGTAGAGGGCGCACTCTTACGGGCCGCTTTAGTCGCCAGCTGCTTACGAGGAGCTTTTCCTCCGGTGGATTTACGGGCGGTCTGCTTCGTACGGGCCATTCTGACACACGCtcacctcaaacacacacacacaacattacacACTTATTTGGACCCCCAAATATGATCATCCTTATATAAGGGGCCCATcctaaaaattttataatttagtttaaatcttTTTGTTAATTAAGTTTTTCATTAGAAAGtcttatttattgattattcaaacttatattatttaacatcagcccaataaatcaaatgttatttattttattcaatttagttCAAACTaattatttagattaaattagattttttttaatcaaatctaattttttagatttttgtaaatgtatttattttaacatctaataatatattatagCATGTTTAGACAGTAAATTTGTCATAAACATACACTAAAGTAAAATCAGTTACAACTCAGATTGCAATTATGCactttttcaatatatttaatgaataattaataaaatgtatacatgttcAGAGTAAAGATGCAATATAATGAGATAATGATATAGTTGTGTGCCAAtgagaaattataaaataaaatttgtagaTAAAATGACTGCATTTTCTAAAAGTGTTTCAATTTAAGCCttgtatttgaaaatataattgctTTTCGTGCTGTTCTCCTTCAGATGATGGCGCACTTCGCTAAAATGATAAAGTTTTGGTTTTGATTACTTTCACGCTTCCCGTTATGTCAGCTGGTTTCACAGGGTTTCCCATGGTTACAGTGACATCAGTCAATCAACACATTCTCCGCCCATTTACAAGCGGTCGGGGCGTGGCTTCAATCACTCCGCGCCAATCAGCGCTCAGTGTGTCCATCCAGCCCCGCCTCCTCATGCTGATTACATAATGGCTGCTCGAATTGTGAGAGAAGAAACAAAACATCAGTGTACTGTGCGAAGCTTGAACACGATTTGTACCACTCTACCGATCACGTTTAGCGACGTACAGCGGTGGCGCCAGTTTCAGAATATATTTGAGAAAATTACTGCGAGCATAAGTGCGCGAATCAGTTTGAAAGGAAGCAAGCGAATAAATAACGCATTTCCCCCCTATTGCAGCTCGATACACACATATTTATCACCGAGCTGAAAGTCTTCGTCTCCTGTTACCGGTCACCGGGACCGGGTGGAGCGCGTGCCGCGCGGGGACTCACCTGTCCTGTGCTTCGGGAGGTTCTTCCGCTGCGGCGGGTGTTCGCTGCTTGAAGACAGTTTGAGGTGAAATGGCTGATAATTCAGGGTTGCCAGGGATTCAAAACAAAACCCGCCCAACTGCTATTCAAAACTAGACCAGTGGGGTTTCCCCCGCAATCCACTGGCTAAACATCCCGTTATTTCGGtcgcttcaaaccgcggacatgaaaaacaacccgctGCAACATTGTTACAGAAGCCCTTTTCCGCGGGAAAACAACAGACTTGGCAACAAGTCCGCAGTTTTCACCTGGTAATGGGACATGTTAACACTGTtgacaggggcggatctagaaaaatattgatggggtgccAACATaaatggcagacgtatatatactgaatttagtcacagttatcacagtttgatgataaatatatgtgcacactacaaaaggacacagctatcatttacaaacttaatctcatgcaatcaatgtcttgcatttgaaacagttataacaaacattacaaacatataaggaataagtgaccataccccataagcaccacacactcactaatgcatacagtatgcatcaacatgtcattaagagcattataaaagattcagtcttatcaatatgtcaatttattataagaaacacaagattttaacagccatttccagctggggagactcaactgattttctacagtttagtgttaatcatcatctaactcaaccagtcaagagctacatttagccttagatgttatatgaatatggtcctgaagcatagcttttattagctgacaataataatacataaataaacattataggcacaaatacaaatgtacttttagaaattgtttttgaaaaatatggtgttattgttttgacaagcttaaattaaaacttctatgataacttgtgtgatattcctttaaaataatgttttagtatatcttttttaagtatattttactaagcaatttcttacataatttcttttagTTAGACcacacttttattttggtgagttaTAGAcatagtttctgtgttttttaattaactattattattagctaataggaagtatagcatactctactgtgcaatagtactatatttctgtttgagtttacgacaggttgtcgtaaagacattgctgtttctgtcagtctgtgaatACGATAcaaatgaatgacgatagttttatcaaatgaaatggtgaaatcctttcatagcgcgctgacgtacacatgtgtagcatacatcatgcatcaatatagtgaagagctgaaaacaccacgcgtgcttcagtgtgtgtgtgtgtgtgtgtgtgtgtgtgtgtgtgtgtgtagtagagcacacattcccagagacgtgtataacaacaccttaaggattcccataagcaggatttattgttgtgccccccttcctcaaatatgatgatggaaaaaaaacctaatataggggtgaaaaataactttaatcaaataaaaaactaaatgaataaattgtattatttacaaatcacaattgtagctctcgacatttacctgcggctataactttattatgactcaaatttattttatagtctcaagcattcagaaatcatgcaaaaggaaactaagcagttttactatgataaaaccatggtttatttttgtaagggttgtgatatgcacgttttttgttgaagaaattataaagcctgtgtcatctatagcaaaaaggtgtccaaaaatgaaagatgaagtgaatatttgaatgaaatgtttggtcagtcgcctaaacaaggatttgatcgtcctgtaagtgtaacagcagcaatcacatggcatttgtaataacatgtacataaattttttattttgtattatgtattttaacagtgttattattaaccaatcattattgcctcatttttttatataatgcattttaagccattttaaaggctattgatggcttaagtctgtttttatatcaacaacaacaacaaaaatattacagtatattaatactttgtaaattattcgagtttggggatcgcaaatcatttgaatcagttcgggagttcaaagcggattcgcgaatcatttgagtcagtttggggattgcgaatcattttaatcagttcgggagttcgtagtgggatcgcgaatcatttgagtcagttcaggagttcggagcgtgttcgcgaatcatttgagtcagttcgggagttcggagcgggttcgcgaatcatttgagtcagttcaggagttcggagcgtgttcgcgaatcatttgagtcagttcgggagttcaaagcgggttcgcgaatcatttgagtcagttatgggtatcgcgaatcatttgaatcagttcgggagttcgtaggggaatcgcgaatcatttgagtcagttatggggatcgcgaatcatttgagtcagtttgggagttcggagcgggttcgcgcatcatttgaatcagtttgagagttcagagcggctttgcggatcatttgaatcaattcgagagttaggagcgggttcgcgaatcatttaagtcagtttggggatcgcaaaccatttgaatcagttcgggagttcggagcggcttcgcgaatcatttgaatcagttcgggagttcggagcgggttcgtgaatcacaAAAGTTTCATGCtcctaaattttcaaattggccataaactttaattcgttgctgccaactggggtggcagcaggggtggcaaggctttctttatTAAAAAAGTCTTTATTCTTCAGCACCGGAACAAACCAgcgaaaaaaaattgatttagtTGTGTGTAGCAGGTGGgcgtttttttgttgtaaaaacctggcaacccaCGTCTCTGCGATTTTTTTAACACTCTTTCACAACCTAAAAACCTAATTTTAAGACCAAATCAGCTTTTATTACATTAAACACACTATTCTCgtgtttttattgtcattgtacTACTATAACAGCCAGTCAGAACTCAAATACTTAGTATGGACATGcatacactttagattagggtttaaataaatgtaaataatgtttacTTTGGCGATAGATTTCCATCTATCAGGATATTTACATGCTACTGATTGTGAATcatgtataatgttatattatattttttgtatttactttttatacTAAGCTCTATCACTTATTTAGGCTATTTTTATTGAGAACATCTTATAAACACAGAAAGTGGCAGTTTAAACGAAGAAGAAAAATTGGTATAGTCAAAATAAATCACTTCATACAGTGACTTGTAtatttgaactgtttttaaagcttttttaataatttaactggAAATAGTCTCAAACAAAAGTGGGTCCTGCCGTTAAAATCATTgcaatttgtacattttgttaattaaaaaaaaaagtttttatgtgattttctttTCCCCAAGTACCatcaaatcaaaacattttccaaatgttttcctttttttttttttttttgcagaacagCTTTATGATTGATTTAATTACTATATACTAACatttaagttataaataattaaatacaatgcAATTATTGTATACATTAATGTTTTagcataaacacacatatacatatacatcatTATTTTTGACTCCcactataaatataaattaatccaCTATCAGGctgctatttttttcttttttccccaaacactatttttggaaattaaataggaaattacacagaaaaaaagtttatttcattattcaatATCTCTGAATACACCTTAATACATGATTTctacaaacaaaactaaatgtcATGGGTTAGTGCATGATCACAGGATGCACACCGCTGGGAATAATAACTCTGCTCTGATGAGGTTCATGAGATGTTCAGTAGACGTAAGGCAGCAGTTTGTATGGCACTCGTCGACAGTACTCTCTCCAGGCGTCTCTGTGCTTCTTCAGACATGATTCTTCGATTTCATTGGCTCGTTGCCTCAGTAAATGAAAGCACTGCAGCGCTGGCAAGTACGGCAGAACACTGCTGAAGCCTGCGTGAGACACAAACCAGGTAAATCACTCGTGCACTGCTGGCACAAAGCCTTCAAACGCATCTGAAGCAGCTCTGCTCTTTAACCGTACCGCACGGCAGACACCAGGCCAACATCATCAGGATGTCTCCAGAGTAATTGGGGTGCCGGACCCATCCGAACCATCCGGACACCAGCAGACTGCTTCCGGCCGGGCTGAGGATCGTCTTCAGACCTTTGAGAGAGACTGACATCATCATCAGCGACCTGACTTCACATCTCCTTCAAGATGATGCAAAGCTCAATGCTTTCCTGACATGCATTCATGAACTGTTTACAGCGGAAGAACTGAAGGAAAGCAGAATGAGGATGTGAAGAGGTCACATACGAGCGTAAGCCGGATCCTTGGGATTTCTGCGGAAACCATCTTTCTGCTCGTTGGACAGGTAATAAATCAGGAAGCCTGTACCTGTTCATAAACTGCACTGAGAATTACAACAATCACAAAGACATTGAGTCTTGCTTTGTGAAAAACTGATCAAAATCAAGCGAGTTTGTGCTTCAAAGAGTACAAATACAGACAACTATTCCTGTTTTACCTGACCTTTCTGATGCCGTTGATacacatttttcttgttttaagcacaaACTTGCTTCATTTAATTGGAAATCGAGATAAAGTTGATGAGAAAGAACATTACATCTTGCAGTATATCATAGTATGTGAGCTTACCGAAGAGCAGGCAGATGGGGACGGCAGACAGGAAGTGGATGTGATTGGGCCTCTGAAGCAGGAAGTAAACGGGAAGACTGGAGAAGAAAGGGATCCAGATGAACTCGCCCAGAATCATGATGAACCCAATC is drawn from Carassius auratus strain Wakin chromosome 40, ASM336829v1, whole genome shotgun sequence and contains these coding sequences:
- the LOC113058848 gene encoding histone H3.3 — its product is MARTKQTARKSTGGKAPRKQLATKAARKSAPSTGGVKKPHRYRPGTVALREIRRYQKSTELLIRKLPFQRLVREIAQDFKTDLRFQSAAIGALQEASEAYLVGLFEDTNLCAIHAKRVTIMPKDIQLARRIRGERA
- the LOC113058847 gene encoding histone H3.3, coding for MARTKQTARKSTGGKAPRKQLATKAARKSAPSTGGVKKPHRYRPGTVALREIRRYQKSTELLIRKLPFQRLVREIAQDFKTDLRFQSAAIGALQEASEAYLVGLFEDTNLCAIHAKRVTIMPKDIQLARRIRGERA